In Mus musculus strain C57BL/6J chromosome 1, GRCm38.p6 C57BL/6J, a single genomic region encodes these proteins:
- the Atg9a gene encoding autophagy-related protein 9A isoform X2, with amino-acid sequence MAQFDTEYQRLEASYSDSPPGEEDLLVHVAEGSKSPWHHIENLDLFFSRVYNLHQKNGFTCMLIGEMFELMQFLFVVAFTTFLVSCVDYDILFANKMVNHSLHPTEPVKVTLPDAFLPAQVCSARIQENGSLITILVIAGVFWIHRLIKFIYNICCYWEIHSFYLHALRIPMSALPYCTWQEVQARIVQTQKEHQICIHKRELTELDIYHRILRFQNYMVALVNKSLLPLRFRLPGLGEVVFFTRGLKYNFELILFWGPGSLFLNEWSLKAEYKRGGQRLELAQRLSNRILWIGIANFLLCPLILIWQILYAFFSYAEVLKREPGALGARCWSLYGRCYLRHFNELEHELQSRLNRGYKPASKYMNCFLSPLLTLLAKNGAFFAGSILAVLIALTIYDEDVLAVEHVLTTVTLLGVTVTVCRSFIPDQHMVFCPEQLLRVILAHIHYMPDHWQGNAHRSQTRDEFAQLFQYKAVFILEELLSPIVTPLILIFCLRPRALEIIDFFRNFTVEVVGVGDTCSFAQMDVRQHGHPQWLSGGQTEASVYQQAEDGKTELSLMHFAITNPGWQPPRESTAFLGFLKEQVQRDGAAAGLAQGGLLPENALFTSIQSLQSESEPLSLIANVVAGSSCRGPSLSRDLQGSRHRADVASALRSFSPLQPGAAPQGRVPSTMTGSGSTSSRPRLSPSGMCGTAGRVMRVERVPLKRGERVPGPPNPSPARPAIPVLHPGLEHLRPPPCMGASRGATGASQILAQCPVAPLTSPGCPWEDGQKMASQHQGTQSRCQRRAQRMNSPLKCTRYRQGGSWFPCSRMEVAAALPSLLSAMRGTL; translated from the exons ATGGCACAGTTTGACACTGAATACCAGCGCCTAGAGGCCTCCTATAGCGATTCGCCCCCCGGGGAAGAGGACCTGTTGGTGCATGTGGCCGAGGGGAGCAAAT CACCTTGGCACCACATTGAAAACCTTGACCTCTTCTTCTCTCGA GTTTATAATCTCCACCAGAAGAATGGCTTCACATGTATGCTCATTGGAGAGATGTTTGAACTCAT GCAGTTCCTCTTTGTGGTTGCCTTCACCACCTTCCTGGTTAGCTGTGTGGACTATGACATCCTCTTTGCCAACAAGATGGTGAACCACAGTCTCCATCCTACTGAGCCTGTCAAGGTCACTCTGCCAGATGCCTTTTTGCCTGCCCAAGTCTGTAGTGCCAG GATTCAGGAAAATGGCTCTCTTATCACCATCCTGGTCATTGCTGGTGTCTTCTGGATCCACCGGCTTATCAAGTTTATCTATAACATTTGCTGCTATTGGGAGATCCACTCCTTCTACCTACATGCTCTTCGGATCCCAATG TCTGCCCTTCCATACTGCACATGGCAGGAAGTTCAGGCCCGGATTGTGCAGACGCAGAAAGAGCATCAGATCTGCATCCACAAGCGTGAGCTGACAGAGTTGGACATCTACCATCGCATCCTACGTTTCCAGAACTACATGGTGGCCCTGGTGAACAAATCCCTCCTGCCTCTGCGCTTCCGTCTGCCCGGCCTCGGAGAGGTTGTCTTCTTCACCCGTGGCCTCAAGTACAACTTTGAGCTCATCCTCTTCTGGGGACCCGGCTCTCTGTTTCTCAATGAGTGGAGCCTCAAGGCCGAGTACAAACGTGGAGGGCAACGGCTAGAGCTGGCCCAGCGTCTCAGCAACCGCATCTTGTGGATTGGCATCGCCAACTTCCTGCTGTGTCCCCTCATCCTCATCTGGCAGATCCTCTATGCCTTCTTCAGCTATGCCGAGGTGCTGAAGAGAGAGCCGGGGGCCCTGGGAGCGCGTTGCTGGTCACTCTATGGCCGTTGTTACCTCCGCCACTTCAATGAGCTGGAGCATGAGCTGCAGTCCCGCCTCAACCGAGGCTACAAGCCCGCCTCCAAGTACATGAATTGCTTCTTGTCACCGCTGCTGACTCTGCTGGCCAAGAATGGTGCCTTCTTCGCTGGCTCTATCCTGGCTGTGCTTATTGCCCTCACCATCTATGATGAAGATGTGTTAGCTGTGGAACACGTCCTCACCACGGTCACCCTCCTGGGAGTCACGGTGACTGTGTGCAG GTCCTTCATCCCAGACCAGCACATGGTGTTCTGCCCCGAGCAGCTGCTCCGAGTGATTCTTGCACACATCCACTACATGCCTGACCACTGGCAGGGTAATGCCCACCGCTCGCAGACCCGGGACGAGTTTGCCCAGCTCTTCCAGTACAAGGCA GTGTTCATCTTGGAGGAGTTGCTGAGTCCCATCGTCACACCCCTCATTCTCATCTTCTGCCTCCGCCCTCGGGCCCTGGAGATCATAGACTTCTTCCGCAACTTTACGGTCGAGGTCGTGGGTGTGGGAGACACCTGCTCCTTTGCTCAGATGGACGTTCGCCAGCATGGCCATCCTCAG TGGCTGTCTGGAGGGCAGACAGAGGCCTCAGTGTACCAGCAAGCCGAGGACGGGAAGACCGAGTTGTCGCTCATGCACTTTGCCATCACCAATCCCGGCTGGCAGCCCCCTCGTGAGAGCACAGCTTTCCTGGGCTTCCTCAAGGAGCAGGTGCAGCGAGATGGAGCAGCTGCTGGCCTGGCCCAGGGTGGCCTGCTCCCCGAGAATGCCCTCTTCACATCCATCCAGTCCTTACAGTCTGAGTCCGAG CCACTGAGCCTTATTGCAAATGTGGTAGCAGGCTCATCCTGCCGAGGACCCTCACTGTCCAGAGACCTGCAGGGCTCCAGGCACAGGGCTGATGTTGCTTCTGCCCTTCGATCCTTCTCCCCTCTGCAGCCTGGAGCGGCCCCTCAAGGCCGGGTTCCCAGTACCATGACAGGCtctgg CTCCACAAGCAGCAGACCCAGGCTGAGCCCGAGCGGCATGTGTGGCACCGCCGGGAGAGTGATGAGAGTGGAGAGAGTGCCCCtgaagaggggggagagggtgCCCGGGCCCCCCAACCCATCCCCCGCTCGGCCAGCTATCCCTGTGCTACACCCCGGCCTGGAGCACCTGAGACCACCGCCCTGCATGGGGGCTTCCAGAGGCGCTACGGGGGCATCACAG aTCCTGGCACAGTGCCCCGTGGCCCCTCTCACTTCTCCAGGCTGCCCCTGGGAGGATGGGCAGAAGATGGCCAGCCAGCATCAAGGCACCCAGAGCCGGTGCCAGAGGAGGGCTCAGAGGATGAACTCCCCCCTCAAGTGCACAAG GTATAGGCAAGGCGGTAGCTGGTTCCCATGCTCCAGGATGGAGGTGGCAGCTGCCCTGCCATCCCTTCTGTCTGCCATGAGAGGGACTCTCTGA
- the Atg9a gene encoding autophagy-related protein 9A isoform X3, which yields MAQFDTEYQRLEASYSDSPPGEEDLLVHVAEGSKSPWHHIENLDLFFSRVYNLHQKNGFTCMLIGEMFELMQFLFVVAFTTFLVSCVDYDILFANKMVNHSLHPTEPVKVTLPDAFLPAQVCSARIQENGSLITILVIAGVFWIHRLIKFIYNICCYWEIHSFYLHALRIPMSALPYCTWQEVQARIVQTQKEHQICIHKRELTELDIYHRILRFQNYMVALVNKSLLPLRFRLPGLGEVVFFTRGLKYNFELILFWGPGSLFLNEWSLKAEYKRGGQRLELAQRLSNRILWIGIANFLLCPLILIWQILYAFFSYAEVLKREPGALGARCWSLYGRCYLRHFNELEHELQSRLNRGYKPASKYMNCFLSPLLTLLAKNGAFFAGSILAVLIALTIYDEDVLAVEHVLTTVTLLGVTVTVCRSFIPDQHMVFCPEQLLRVILAHIHYMPDHWQGNAHRSQTRDEFAQLFQYKAVFILEELLSPIVTPLILIFCLRPRALEIIDFFRNFTVEVVGVGDTCSFAQMDVRQHGHPQWLSGGQTEASVYQQAEDGKTELSLMHFAITNPGWQPPRESTAFLGFLKEQVQRDGAAAGLAQGGLLPENALFTSIQSLQSESEPLSLIANVVAGSSCRGPSLSRDLQGSRHRADVASALRSFSPLQPGAAPQGRVPSTMTGSGVDARTASSGSSVWEGQLQSLVLSEYASTEMSLHALYMHQILAQCPVAPLTSPGCPWEDGQKMASQHQGTQSRCQRRAQRMNSPLKCTRYRQGGSWFPCSRMEVAAALPSLLSAMRGTL from the exons ATGGCACAGTTTGACACTGAATACCAGCGCCTAGAGGCCTCCTATAGCGATTCGCCCCCCGGGGAAGAGGACCTGTTGGTGCATGTGGCCGAGGGGAGCAAAT CACCTTGGCACCACATTGAAAACCTTGACCTCTTCTTCTCTCGA GTTTATAATCTCCACCAGAAGAATGGCTTCACATGTATGCTCATTGGAGAGATGTTTGAACTCAT GCAGTTCCTCTTTGTGGTTGCCTTCACCACCTTCCTGGTTAGCTGTGTGGACTATGACATCCTCTTTGCCAACAAGATGGTGAACCACAGTCTCCATCCTACTGAGCCTGTCAAGGTCACTCTGCCAGATGCCTTTTTGCCTGCCCAAGTCTGTAGTGCCAG GATTCAGGAAAATGGCTCTCTTATCACCATCCTGGTCATTGCTGGTGTCTTCTGGATCCACCGGCTTATCAAGTTTATCTATAACATTTGCTGCTATTGGGAGATCCACTCCTTCTACCTACATGCTCTTCGGATCCCAATG TCTGCCCTTCCATACTGCACATGGCAGGAAGTTCAGGCCCGGATTGTGCAGACGCAGAAAGAGCATCAGATCTGCATCCACAAGCGTGAGCTGACAGAGTTGGACATCTACCATCGCATCCTACGTTTCCAGAACTACATGGTGGCCCTGGTGAACAAATCCCTCCTGCCTCTGCGCTTCCGTCTGCCCGGCCTCGGAGAGGTTGTCTTCTTCACCCGTGGCCTCAAGTACAACTTTGAGCTCATCCTCTTCTGGGGACCCGGCTCTCTGTTTCTCAATGAGTGGAGCCTCAAGGCCGAGTACAAACGTGGAGGGCAACGGCTAGAGCTGGCCCAGCGTCTCAGCAACCGCATCTTGTGGATTGGCATCGCCAACTTCCTGCTGTGTCCCCTCATCCTCATCTGGCAGATCCTCTATGCCTTCTTCAGCTATGCCGAGGTGCTGAAGAGAGAGCCGGGGGCCCTGGGAGCGCGTTGCTGGTCACTCTATGGCCGTTGTTACCTCCGCCACTTCAATGAGCTGGAGCATGAGCTGCAGTCCCGCCTCAACCGAGGCTACAAGCCCGCCTCCAAGTACATGAATTGCTTCTTGTCACCGCTGCTGACTCTGCTGGCCAAGAATGGTGCCTTCTTCGCTGGCTCTATCCTGGCTGTGCTTATTGCCCTCACCATCTATGATGAAGATGTGTTAGCTGTGGAACACGTCCTCACCACGGTCACCCTCCTGGGAGTCACGGTGACTGTGTGCAG GTCCTTCATCCCAGACCAGCACATGGTGTTCTGCCCCGAGCAGCTGCTCCGAGTGATTCTTGCACACATCCACTACATGCCTGACCACTGGCAGGGTAATGCCCACCGCTCGCAGACCCGGGACGAGTTTGCCCAGCTCTTCCAGTACAAGGCA GTGTTCATCTTGGAGGAGTTGCTGAGTCCCATCGTCACACCCCTCATTCTCATCTTCTGCCTCCGCCCTCGGGCCCTGGAGATCATAGACTTCTTCCGCAACTTTACGGTCGAGGTCGTGGGTGTGGGAGACACCTGCTCCTTTGCTCAGATGGACGTTCGCCAGCATGGCCATCCTCAG TGGCTGTCTGGAGGGCAGACAGAGGCCTCAGTGTACCAGCAAGCCGAGGACGGGAAGACCGAGTTGTCGCTCATGCACTTTGCCATCACCAATCCCGGCTGGCAGCCCCCTCGTGAGAGCACAGCTTTCCTGGGCTTCCTCAAGGAGCAGGTGCAGCGAGATGGAGCAGCTGCTGGCCTGGCCCAGGGTGGCCTGCTCCCCGAGAATGCCCTCTTCACATCCATCCAGTCCTTACAGTCTGAGTCCGAG CCACTGAGCCTTATTGCAAATGTGGTAGCAGGCTCATCCTGCCGAGGACCCTCACTGTCCAGAGACCTGCAGGGCTCCAGGCACAGGGCTGATGTTGCTTCTGCCCTTCGATCCTTCTCCCCTCTGCAGCCTGGAGCGGCCCCTCAAGGCCGGGTTCCCAGTACCATGACAGGCtctgg AGTGGatgccaggacagccagctcTGGGAGTAGCGTGTGGGAAGGACAGCTGCAGAGCCTGGTGCTGTCCGAATACGCGTCCACCGAGATGAGCCTGCACGCCCTGTACATGCACCAG aTCCTGGCACAGTGCCCCGTGGCCCCTCTCACTTCTCCAGGCTGCCCCTGGGAGGATGGGCAGAAGATGGCCAGCCAGCATCAAGGCACCCAGAGCCGGTGCCAGAGGAGGGCTCAGAGGATGAACTCCCCCCTCAAGTGCACAAG GTATAGGCAAGGCGGTAGCTGGTTCCCATGCTCCAGGATGGAGGTGGCAGCTGCCCTGCCATCCCTTCTGTCTGCCATGAGAGGGACTCTCTGA
- the Atg9a gene encoding autophagy-related protein 9A isoform X1, giving the protein MAQFDTEYQRLEASYSDSPPGEEDLLVHVAEGSKSPWHHIENLDLFFSRVYNLHQKNGFTCMLIGEMFELMQFLFVVAFTTFLVSCVDYDILFANKMVNHSLHPTEPVKVTLPDAFLPAQVCSARIQENGSLITILVIAGVFWIHRLIKFIYNICCYWEIHSFYLHALRIPMSALPYCTWQEVQARIVQTQKEHQICIHKRELTELDIYHRILRFQNYMVALVNKSLLPLRFRLPGLGEVVFFTRGLKYNFELILFWGPGSLFLNEWSLKAEYKRGGQRLELAQRLSNRILWIGIANFLLCPLILIWQILYAFFSYAEVLKREPGALGARCWSLYGRCYLRHFNELEHELQSRLNRGYKPASKYMNCFLSPLLTLLAKNGAFFAGSILAVLIALTIYDEDVLAVEHVLTTVTLLGVTVTVCRSFIPDQHMVFCPEQLLRVILAHIHYMPDHWQGNAHRSQTRDEFAQLFQYKAVFILEELLSPIVTPLILIFCLRPRALEIIDFFRNFTVEVVGVGDTCSFAQMDVRQHGHPQWLSGGQTEASVYQQAEDGKTELSLMHFAITNPGWQPPRESTAFLGFLKEQVQRDGAAAGLAQGGLLPENALFTSIQSLQSESEPLSLIANVVAGSSCRGPSLSRDLQGSRHRADVASALRSFSPLQPGAAPQGRVPSTMTGSGVDARTASSGSSVWEGQLQSLVLSEYASTEMSLHALYMHQLHKQQTQAEPERHVWHRRESDESGESAPEEGGEGARAPQPIPRSASYPCATPRPGAPETTALHGGFQRRYGGITDPGTVPRGPSHFSRLPLGGWAEDGQPASRHPEPVPEEGSEDELPPQVHKV; this is encoded by the exons ATGGCACAGTTTGACACTGAATACCAGCGCCTAGAGGCCTCCTATAGCGATTCGCCCCCCGGGGAAGAGGACCTGTTGGTGCATGTGGCCGAGGGGAGCAAAT CACCTTGGCACCACATTGAAAACCTTGACCTCTTCTTCTCTCGA GTTTATAATCTCCACCAGAAGAATGGCTTCACATGTATGCTCATTGGAGAGATGTTTGAACTCAT GCAGTTCCTCTTTGTGGTTGCCTTCACCACCTTCCTGGTTAGCTGTGTGGACTATGACATCCTCTTTGCCAACAAGATGGTGAACCACAGTCTCCATCCTACTGAGCCTGTCAAGGTCACTCTGCCAGATGCCTTTTTGCCTGCCCAAGTCTGTAGTGCCAG GATTCAGGAAAATGGCTCTCTTATCACCATCCTGGTCATTGCTGGTGTCTTCTGGATCCACCGGCTTATCAAGTTTATCTATAACATTTGCTGCTATTGGGAGATCCACTCCTTCTACCTACATGCTCTTCGGATCCCAATG TCTGCCCTTCCATACTGCACATGGCAGGAAGTTCAGGCCCGGATTGTGCAGACGCAGAAAGAGCATCAGATCTGCATCCACAAGCGTGAGCTGACAGAGTTGGACATCTACCATCGCATCCTACGTTTCCAGAACTACATGGTGGCCCTGGTGAACAAATCCCTCCTGCCTCTGCGCTTCCGTCTGCCCGGCCTCGGAGAGGTTGTCTTCTTCACCCGTGGCCTCAAGTACAACTTTGAGCTCATCCTCTTCTGGGGACCCGGCTCTCTGTTTCTCAATGAGTGGAGCCTCAAGGCCGAGTACAAACGTGGAGGGCAACGGCTAGAGCTGGCCCAGCGTCTCAGCAACCGCATCTTGTGGATTGGCATCGCCAACTTCCTGCTGTGTCCCCTCATCCTCATCTGGCAGATCCTCTATGCCTTCTTCAGCTATGCCGAGGTGCTGAAGAGAGAGCCGGGGGCCCTGGGAGCGCGTTGCTGGTCACTCTATGGCCGTTGTTACCTCCGCCACTTCAATGAGCTGGAGCATGAGCTGCAGTCCCGCCTCAACCGAGGCTACAAGCCCGCCTCCAAGTACATGAATTGCTTCTTGTCACCGCTGCTGACTCTGCTGGCCAAGAATGGTGCCTTCTTCGCTGGCTCTATCCTGGCTGTGCTTATTGCCCTCACCATCTATGATGAAGATGTGTTAGCTGTGGAACACGTCCTCACCACGGTCACCCTCCTGGGAGTCACGGTGACTGTGTGCAG GTCCTTCATCCCAGACCAGCACATGGTGTTCTGCCCCGAGCAGCTGCTCCGAGTGATTCTTGCACACATCCACTACATGCCTGACCACTGGCAGGGTAATGCCCACCGCTCGCAGACCCGGGACGAGTTTGCCCAGCTCTTCCAGTACAAGGCA GTGTTCATCTTGGAGGAGTTGCTGAGTCCCATCGTCACACCCCTCATTCTCATCTTCTGCCTCCGCCCTCGGGCCCTGGAGATCATAGACTTCTTCCGCAACTTTACGGTCGAGGTCGTGGGTGTGGGAGACACCTGCTCCTTTGCTCAGATGGACGTTCGCCAGCATGGCCATCCTCAG TGGCTGTCTGGAGGGCAGACAGAGGCCTCAGTGTACCAGCAAGCCGAGGACGGGAAGACCGAGTTGTCGCTCATGCACTTTGCCATCACCAATCCCGGCTGGCAGCCCCCTCGTGAGAGCACAGCTTTCCTGGGCTTCCTCAAGGAGCAGGTGCAGCGAGATGGAGCAGCTGCTGGCCTGGCCCAGGGTGGCCTGCTCCCCGAGAATGCCCTCTTCACATCCATCCAGTCCTTACAGTCTGAGTCCGAG CCACTGAGCCTTATTGCAAATGTGGTAGCAGGCTCATCCTGCCGAGGACCCTCACTGTCCAGAGACCTGCAGGGCTCCAGGCACAGGGCTGATGTTGCTTCTGCCCTTCGATCCTTCTCCCCTCTGCAGCCTGGAGCGGCCCCTCAAGGCCGGGTTCCCAGTACCATGACAGGCtctgg AGTGGatgccaggacagccagctcTGGGAGTAGCGTGTGGGAAGGACAGCTGCAGAGCCTGGTGCTGTCCGAATACGCGTCCACCGAGATGAGCCTGCACGCCCTGTACATGCACCAG CTCCACAAGCAGCAGACCCAGGCTGAGCCCGAGCGGCATGTGTGGCACCGCCGGGAGAGTGATGAGAGTGGAGAGAGTGCCCCtgaagaggggggagagggtgCCCGGGCCCCCCAACCCATCCCCCGCTCGGCCAGCTATCCCTGTGCTACACCCCGGCCTGGAGCACCTGAGACCACCGCCCTGCATGGGGGCTTCCAGAGGCGCTACGGGGGCATCACAG aTCCTGGCACAGTGCCCCGTGGCCCCTCTCACTTCTCCAGGCTGCCCCTGGGAGGATGGGCAGAAGATGGCCAGCCAGCATCAAGGCACCCAGAGCCGGTGCCAGAGGAGGGCTCAGAGGATGAACTCCCCCCTCAAGTGCACAAG GTATAG
- the Atg9a gene encoding autophagy-related protein 9A isoform b (isoform b is encoded by transcript variant 3) has translation MVALVNKSLLPLRFRLPGLGEVVFFTRGLKYNFELILFWGPGSLFLNEWSLKAEYKRGGQRLELAQRLSNRILWIGIANFLLCPLILIWQILYAFFSYAEVLKREPGALGARCWSLYGRCYLRHFNELEHELQSRLNRGYKPASKYMNCFLSPLLTLLAKNGAFFAGSILAVLIALTIYDEDVLAVEHVLTTVTLLGVTVTVCRSFIPDQHMVFCPEQLLRVILAHIHYMPDHWQGNAHRSQTRDEFAQLFQYKAVFILEELLSPIVTPLILIFCLRPRALEIIDFFRNFTVEVVGVGDTCSFAQMDVRQHGHPQWLSGGQTEASVYQQAEDGKTELSLMHFAITNPGWQPPRESTAFLGFLKEQVQRDGAAAGLAQGGLLPENALFTSIQSLQSESEPLSLIANVVAGSSCRGPSLSRDLQGSRHRADVASALRSFSPLQPGAAPQGRVPSTMTGSGVDARTASSGSSVWEGQLQSLVLSEYASTEMSLHALYMHQLHKQQTQAEPERHVWHRRESDESGESAPEEGGEGARAPQPIPRSASYPCATPRPGAPETTALHGGFQRRYGGITDPGTVPRGPSHFSRLPLGGWAEDGQPASRHPEPVPEEGSEDELPPQVHKV, from the exons ATGGTGGCCCTGGTGAACAAATCCCTCCTGCCTCTGCGCTTCCGTCTGCCCGGCCTCGGAGAGGTTGTCTTCTTCACCCGTGGCCTCAAGTACAACTTTGAGCTCATCCTCTTCTGGGGACCCGGCTCTCTGTTTCTCAATGAGTGGAGCCTCAAGGCCGAGTACAAACGTGGAGGGCAACGGCTAGAGCTGGCCCAGCGTCTCAGCAACCGCATCTTGTGGATTGGCATCGCCAACTTCCTGCTGTGTCCCCTCATCCTCATCTGGCAGATCCTCTATGCCTTCTTCAGCTATGCCGAGGTGCTGAAGAGAGAGCCGGGGGCCCTGGGAGCGCGTTGCTGGTCACTCTATGGCCGTTGTTACCTCCGCCACTTCAATGAGCTGGAGCATGAGCTGCAGTCCCGCCTCAACCGAGGCTACAAGCCCGCCTCCAAGTACATGAATTGCTTCTTGTCACCGCTGCTGACTCTGCTGGCCAAGAATGGTGCCTTCTTCGCTGGCTCTATCCTGGCTGTGCTTATTGCCCTCACCATCTATGATGAAGATGTGTTAGCTGTGGAACACGTCCTCACCACGGTCACCCTCCTGGGAGTCACGGTGACTGTGTGCAG GTCCTTCATCCCAGACCAGCACATGGTGTTCTGCCCCGAGCAGCTGCTCCGAGTGATTCTTGCACACATCCACTACATGCCTGACCACTGGCAGGGTAATGCCCACCGCTCGCAGACCCGGGACGAGTTTGCCCAGCTCTTCCAGTACAAGGCA GTGTTCATCTTGGAGGAGTTGCTGAGTCCCATCGTCACACCCCTCATTCTCATCTTCTGCCTCCGCCCTCGGGCCCTGGAGATCATAGACTTCTTCCGCAACTTTACGGTCGAGGTCGTGGGTGTGGGAGACACCTGCTCCTTTGCTCAGATGGACGTTCGCCAGCATGGCCATCCTCAG TGGCTGTCTGGAGGGCAGACAGAGGCCTCAGTGTACCAGCAAGCCGAGGACGGGAAGACCGAGTTGTCGCTCATGCACTTTGCCATCACCAATCCCGGCTGGCAGCCCCCTCGTGAGAGCACAGCTTTCCTGGGCTTCCTCAAGGAGCAGGTGCAGCGAGATGGAGCAGCTGCTGGCCTGGCCCAGGGTGGCCTGCTCCCCGAGAATGCCCTCTTCACATCCATCCAGTCCTTACAGTCTGAGTCCGAG CCACTGAGCCTTATTGCAAATGTGGTAGCAGGCTCATCCTGCCGAGGACCCTCACTGTCCAGAGACCTGCAGGGCTCCAGGCACAGGGCTGATGTTGCTTCTGCCCTTCGATCCTTCTCCCCTCTGCAGCCTGGAGCGGCCCCTCAAGGCCGGGTTCCCAGTACCATGACAGGCtctgg AGTGGatgccaggacagccagctcTGGGAGTAGCGTGTGGGAAGGACAGCTGCAGAGCCTGGTGCTGTCCGAATACGCGTCCACCGAGATGAGCCTGCACGCCCTGTACATGCACCAG CTCCACAAGCAGCAGACCCAGGCTGAGCCCGAGCGGCATGTGTGGCACCGCCGGGAGAGTGATGAGAGTGGAGAGAGTGCCCCtgaagaggggggagagggtgCCCGGGCCCCCCAACCCATCCCCCGCTCGGCCAGCTATCCCTGTGCTACACCCCGGCCTGGAGCACCTGAGACCACCGCCCTGCATGGGGGCTTCCAGAGGCGCTACGGGGGCATCACAG aTCCTGGCACAGTGCCCCGTGGCCCCTCTCACTTCTCCAGGCTGCCCCTGGGAGGATGGGCAGAAGATGGCCAGCCAGCATCAAGGCACCCAGAGCCGGTGCCAGAGGAGGGCTCAGAGGATGAACTCCCCCCTCAAGTGCACAAG GTATAG